The [Bacillus] selenitireducens MLS10 genome includes a region encoding these proteins:
- a CDS encoding L-threonylcarbamoyladenylate synthase, whose translation MEAHKTVTRSVDNLVHNNVDTGADRAIAEAAELIRNGEVVAFPTETVYGLGGDATSDEAIRRIFEAKGRPADNPLIVHVASIEDAARWTLTLPKTAKDLMAAFWPGPLTIVLPHNGTLSGAVTAGLPTVGLRMPDHPVALRLIEASGRPLAAPSGNRSGRPSPTEAAHVEEDLNGRIPMILDGGPAGVGLESTVVEVTDGQVTVLRPGGVTLEALREVAEHVAIDPSLLKSDEAPRSPGMKYTHYAPDVPLYLVEGELAALKQAIRKAKEDGLLTGAIIVNEWAGLTGAHQEVSVGSETDLAAVGRELYRALRQFKTGEVDMLLVCTFPETELGGAIMNRLEKASGGKKARL comes from the coding sequence ATGGAAGCGCACAAAACGGTCACACGTTCTGTGGATAACCTTGTGCATAACAATGTGGATACCGGGGCCGACCGGGCGATCGCGGAAGCGGCTGAGCTGATTCGAAATGGTGAAGTCGTGGCATTTCCGACAGAAACGGTCTACGGACTCGGTGGCGATGCCACGAGTGATGAAGCGATTCGGCGGATTTTTGAGGCGAAGGGAAGGCCTGCGGATAATCCGCTGATTGTTCACGTTGCCTCGATAGAAGACGCGGCGAGATGGACGTTGACGTTGCCTAAGACGGCAAAGGATCTGATGGCCGCTTTTTGGCCGGGGCCTCTGACGATTGTCCTGCCGCATAACGGCACGTTATCTGGGGCGGTCACGGCAGGTCTGCCGACGGTCGGGCTCCGGATGCCGGACCACCCGGTCGCCCTTCGCCTGATCGAAGCGTCCGGAAGACCCCTCGCGGCACCGAGCGGTAACCGTTCAGGACGCCCGAGTCCCACTGAAGCGGCGCACGTCGAAGAGGATCTGAACGGCCGGATCCCCATGATCCTTGACGGCGGTCCCGCCGGTGTGGGTCTCGAGTCGACGGTCGTTGAGGTGACAGACGGCCAGGTGACAGTCCTTCGCCCGGGCGGCGTGACCCTCGAGGCGCTCAGGGAGGTGGCTGAACACGTCGCGATCGATCCGTCTCTTCTGAAGTCGGATGAAGCGCCGCGTTCGCCGGGGATGAAATATACCCACTATGCACCGGATGTGCCCCTCTATCTCGTTGAAGGGGAACTGGCAGCCCTGAAACAGGCAATCAGAAAAGCGAAGGAAGACGGCCTCCTGACAGGCGCGATCATCGTGAATGAATGGGCGGGTCTCACCGGTGCCCATCAGGAAGTGTCCGTCGGCTCGGAGACGGATCTCGCGGCTGTCGGACGGGAACTGTACCGGGCTCTGCGGCAGTTTAAGACCGGTGAAGTGGATATGCTGCTCGTCTGTACGTTTCCGGAGACGGAGCTTGGCGGGGCCATCATGAATCGGCTGGAGAAGGCATCAGGGGGAAAAAAGGCCCGGTTATAA
- a CDS encoding low molecular weight protein arginine phosphatase encodes MTKVLFICTGNTCRSPMAEALLEHKKTDEDIVADSAGLHGVEGMPMSEGTRRVLQTRGIMESHQSRVLDEGQLRSADLVLTMTEHHKRSLIEHYPEAVDKVYTLKEYTADHSEMSQKMDQIKQEEAEMDLKRSEILNANERNVRAYNKDGEISGQTELEEELLDALMPYQSNIDKLKWDMPSLDIADPFGGGDEEYEAAYEEINHAVEQLLKKIERN; translated from the coding sequence ATGACAAAAGTACTGTTTATCTGTACGGGCAATACGTGCCGGAGTCCAATGGCTGAAGCGCTCCTTGAGCATAAAAAAACCGATGAGGATATCGTTGCCGATTCTGCCGGTCTGCATGGTGTGGAAGGCATGCCCATGTCAGAAGGCACAAGAAGAGTGCTGCAGACGAGAGGAATCATGGAAAGCCATCAGTCACGAGTCCTTGATGAAGGTCAGCTGAGGAGTGCCGATCTGGTCCTGACGATGACGGAGCATCATAAGCGCTCACTGATCGAGCATTATCCGGAGGCGGTGGATAAAGTCTATACCCTGAAAGAATACACCGCAGATCACAGTGAGATGAGTCAAAAGATGGATCAAATCAAACAGGAAGAGGCAGAGATGGACCTGAAACGTTCCGAAATCTTAAACGCCAATGAACGAAACGTCCGGGCCTACAACAAAGATGGAGAGATCTCCGGGCAGACGGAACTTGAAGAAGAGCTCCTTGATGCACTTATGCCTTATCAGTCCAACATCGACAAACTGAAATGGGATATGCCTTCACTCGATATTGCCGATCCGTTCGGCGGGGGAGATGAGGAGTATGAGGCAGCCTATGAAGAAATCAATCACGCTGTTGAACAGCTGCTTAAAAAAATCGAACGGAATTAA
- the prmC gene encoding peptide chain release factor N(5)-glutamine methyltransferase, producing the protein MHRPDASCRTVHEALRWASSFVEANGYEVEIARILMMHHTGWSRSRLFAEMRTPLERSLDEAFSADIQKAAAGIPVQHLTGEEVFYGRRFRVNRDVLIPRPETEELVEAVKERLSTGLSTSWDADSQEELGIVDIGTGSGILAITLALEIPGWLKGNQATRVIATDISRAALEMARINAEAHEAPVTFLAGSYLDPIIESGIRPRLIVSNPPYIPESDQAMMKDNVKNHEPHTALFAEENGLAAYRTMIEDLHRVLHPEGTWLFFEIGWNQGDAVRTMITDRFPESSPEVIRDINGNERIVAVWIHG; encoded by the coding sequence ATGCACAGGCCTGATGCGTCCTGCCGAACCGTACATGAAGCCCTCCGATGGGCTTCTTCTTTTGTGGAAGCAAACGGCTATGAAGTGGAGATTGCAAGGATCCTGATGATGCATCACACAGGCTGGAGCCGCTCGAGGCTGTTTGCCGAAATGCGGACTCCGCTTGAACGGTCTTTGGATGAAGCCTTCAGTGCCGACATCCAAAAAGCGGCGGCGGGAATCCCGGTTCAGCACCTGACCGGAGAAGAAGTGTTTTACGGACGCCGTTTCCGGGTGAACCGGGACGTACTGATCCCGAGGCCGGAGACTGAGGAACTCGTTGAAGCGGTGAAAGAACGGCTGTCCACAGGGTTGTCCACAAGCTGGGACGCAGACAGTCAGGAAGAGCTGGGGATCGTGGATATCGGCACCGGGAGCGGCATCCTCGCGATTACACTGGCCCTCGAGATTCCCGGATGGCTGAAGGGAAATCAGGCAACACGGGTGATTGCGACAGATATCAGCCGCGCGGCCCTCGAAATGGCAAGAATCAATGCAGAGGCTCATGAAGCCCCGGTCACGTTTTTGGCAGGCAGCTATCTTGATCCCATTATTGAATCCGGGATAAGGCCGAGACTGATCGTGTCAAACCCGCCTTATATCCCGGAGTCGGATCAGGCGATGATGAAAGACAACGTCAAGAACCACGAACCGCATACGGCGCTCTTTGCTGAAGAAAACGGCCTTGCTGCATACCGGACGATGATTGAGGATCTTCACAGGGTCCTGCACCCTGAAGGCACATGGCTGTTTTTTGAAATCGGCTGGAATCAGGGGGATGCTGTCAGGACCATGATCACGGATCGTTTTCCTGAGTCATCCCCTGAGGTCATCCGTGACATCAACGGCAATGAACGGATTGTCGCGGTATGGATACACGGCTAA